In Candida orthopsilosis Co 90-125, chromosome 6 draft sequence, the following are encoded in one genomic region:
- a CDS encoding Nhx1 protein (protein similar to S. cerevisiae Nhx1p, which is an Na+/H+ exchanger required for intracellular sequestration of Na+), protein MTSLALYTFKQLEKGAISDDLDDSPDTPVAGDDPLEDSNPVENEIFSSWALFILLLLLMLALWSSYFLQQRRIKAIHETVLSIFCGMIVGLIIRLSPGHYIQDAVKFNPGYFFNILLPPIILNSGYELHQANFFRNIGSILTFAIPGTFISALVVGIIVYIWTSIGLDSVKLEFVDALAVGATLSATDPVTILSIFNAYKVDPKLYTIIFGESLLNDAISIVMFETCQKFHGQPVKFSSFFEGIGLFLMTFTISTIIGIAIGILVALILKHSHVRRYPQIETCLVLLFAYQSYFFSNGAHMSGIVSLLFCGITLKHYAYYNMSRRTQIATKYIFQLLAQLSENFIFIYLGLSLFTEVELVFKPLLIIVAFISICVARWSAVFPLSRFLNFLYRARLEKYSGISNMNSNGSLSLNVPDEISHSYQMMIFWAGLRGAVGVALAMGFGGDAKWTLLATVLVVVVLTVILFGGTTASMLEILGIKTGCIDETADSDDEFDIEAPRFPLQPNLTSQQVVLGNRRFMKSQPKVAPFKDSTSNNSSAVNLLDNESNPNIINGGDDEEELIGSDVDEFRSDSLSSPTFNNTNINGDRGVLGAILSAEEHARWFTRFDEEVLKPVLLDTVPGIQSSASNSSTNLSGSRRD, encoded by the coding sequence ATGACAAGTCTAGCTTTATATACCTTCAAACAATTAGAAAAGGGAGCCATATCAGATGATTTAGATGATTCACCAGATACACCGGTAGCAGGTGACGACCCTTTGGAAGACTCCAATCCCGTCGAGAATGAAATATTTTCCTCTTGGGCATTAttcatcttgttgttgttattgatgtTAGCCCTATGGTCTTCCTATTTCCTACAACAGAGAAGAATTAAGGCTATTCATGAGACTGTATTGTCAATCTTTTGTGGTATGATTGTCGGATTAATCATCAGACTTAGTCCTGGGCATTACATACAAGATGCCGTCAAATTCAATCCGGgatactttttcaatatattgTTGCCCCCGATCATCCTAAACAGTGGTTATGAACTACATCAGGCAAACTTTTTTAGAAATATTGGTAGTATTTTAACATTTGCCATACCGGGGACGTTTATATCAGCTTTGGTTGTTGGAATAATTGTGTACATATGGACCTCCATCGGATTGGATAGTGTCAAGTTAGAGTTCGTTGACGCATTGGCTGTGGGAGCTACACTATCTGCTACGGATCCAGTAACCATTTTATCCATATTCAATGCTTACAAAGTTGATCCAAAGTTGTACACAATCATCTTTGGGGAATCTTTGTTAAATGATGCTATTTCCATCGTCATGTTTGAAACTTGTCAAAAATTCCATGGACAACCCgtcaaattttcatcattctTTGAAGGTATCGGCTTGTTCTTGATGACATTTACCATTTCCACCATTATTGGAATAGCAATTGGTATACTAGTGGCATTGATTTTAAAACATTCACATGTGAGGAGGTATCCCCAAATCGAAACATGTTTGGTCTTGTTGTTTGCCTACCAGTCATACTTTTTCTCCAATGGAGCACACATGTCGGGAATTGTATCTTTGCTATTCTGCGGTATTACATTGAAACATTATGCTTATTATAACATGTCAAGACGTACTCAAATTGCGACAAAatacattttccaattacTAGCACAATTGTCGGAGAACTTTATATTCATCTATCTTGGATTATCATTATTCACCGAAGTTGAGCTTGTTTTCaaaccattgttgattattgtCGCATTCATATCCATCTGTGTTGCTAGATGGTCAGCTGTGTTTCCATTATCAAGATTCCTCAACTTTTTATACCGTGCAAGGCTTGAAAAATACAGTGGCATTTCAAACATGAACTCCAATGGCAGCTTGTCATTGAATGTTCCTGATGAAATTAGCCACTCATAccaaatgatgattttcTGGGCTGGTTTGAGAGGAGCAGTTGGCGTTGCTTTGGCTATGGgttttggtggtgatgCCAAATGGACTCTACTCGCAACGgtgttggttgttgttgtgctAACTGTGATCCTATTTGGTGGTACAACTGCATCCATGTTAGAGATTTTGGGTATCAAGACAGGGTGCATTGATGAGACGGCGGATTCGGATGACGAATTCGATATTGAAGCTCCCAGATTCCCACTTCAGCCAAATCTTACGTCACAGCAAGTCGTTCTCGGAAATAGAAGATTTATGAAATCGCAACCGAAAGTTGCTCCATTCAAAGACAGCACCTCCAACAACTCCTCGGCGGTCAATTTACTCGACAACGAGTCAAATCCTAATATAATCAATGGTGGTGACGACGAAGAGGAGTTGATTGGCAGcgatgttgatgaatttagATCAGATTCCttatcatcaccaacattcaacaatacaaatatCAACGGAGACAGAGGGGTGCTAGGAGCTATTCTCAGCGCAGAGGAACATGCTAGATGGTTCACTAGATTCGATGAAGAGGTTTTAAAACCAGTTTTATTAGACACAGTACCTGGTATTCAATCCAGTGCCAGCAACAGTAGTACCAATTTAAGTGGAAGTAGAAGAGATTGA
- a CDS encoding Ndc1 protein (S. cerevisiae homolog NDC1 is structural constituent of cytoskeleton, has role in pole body duplication in nuclear envelope, nuclear pore organization and localizes to spindle pole body, NDC1 complex), translating into MAAYSSEQERNEYHRIFFKVFNKRLKYVLNINIILSILMTVVLDVPFYINHLLSSGLLLSIVLKVPVYFLALTLIRQVRIKFSTVNYSSQKTLASQIYHSLVSNEFLQVSSFHVLSAFFVYGVFIFNLPFTFDYYLISKEYRKNPLLNDEWVYYWACPVIIGGMYSANQLVFQRNKLTFEYGHNRSSPENTLFTHIPQALGNALGLTIILTIASPIIYWTTKSYLYKSLIWLRLFGIDNSLPSSNTSLPTFLKLTLITYVLLLNWELENHIFNVYATIGCLDGKKTISSYSKDPLNCLLKGLRDVTPSHELSRLTAFQELAYIATTNDKEGLKLRLAIFSARSKKENLWPALYEECSLVIREVSVRINKRSARDMKALRNWQKSLEKEIDTGFKRKKDGNIFGNSFSQPSMVEGSKVVDKDKPVNDGKWVTYIRNEVAAPILKLVSLYLPQHMSSSFKSHIEQFRTIEGRKIDAAASDIKRHILESKFGVLFRVTLKRDCESRVRNPVNFGNAIIAISNIIQRSVMEDSLNIVTIADISDTINLLERSIRASTNYRDYLPASMYVGANKPKSHMIANLNILEYHEFYNICIQFNGLLDELNLSSKAYELAKWVIDIAIADKEQHQSNRVVY; encoded by the coding sequence ATGGCAGCATATTCGTCTGAGCAAGAAAGAAATGAGTACCATCGCATATTCTTTAAGGTTTTTAACAAACGACTAAAATATGTGCTCAATATTAATATAATCTTGTCAATCTTGATGACAGTGGTTTTAGATGTGCCATTCTACATTAATCATTTATTATCATCGGGTCTCCTTTTATCAATTGTCCTCAAGGTTCCTGTCTACTTTTTGGCTTTGACCTTGATAAGGCAAGTTCGAATCAAGTTTTCCACAGTCAACTACTCAAGTCAAAAGACACTTGCGCTGCAGATTTATCACTCACTAGTATCGAATGAATTCCTTCAGGTGTCATCGTTTCACGTATTATCAGCCTTTTTTGTCTATGGCgttttcatttttaatTTGCCATTCACTTTTGACTACTATTTAATCTCAAAAGAATACAGGAAGAATCCTTTATTGAATGATGAGTGGGTCTACTACTGGGCGTGTCCAGTAATCATAGGGGGAATGTATTCAGCTAACCAACTCGTGtttcaaagaaacaagTTAACGTTTGAGTATGGCCATAACAGGAGTAGTCCTGAAAATACGTTATTTACACACATACCTCAGGCTTTGGGCAATGCATTAGGGTTGACAATCATATTGACCATAGCGAGTCCGATAATTTACTGGACAACCAAATCCTACTTGTACAAGTCATTAATCTGGCTCAGATTATTTGGTATAGATAATTCGTTACCAAGCAGTAACACTTCACTTCCCACTTTCCTCAAATTGACTTTGATTACATATGTGTTGCTTTTGAATTGGGAGCTTGAAAATCACATATTTAATGTGTatgcaacaattggatgTCTTGATGGTAAGAAGACTATTTCCTCGTATAGCAAAGACCCGTTGAATTGCTTATTGAAGGGTTTGCGTGATGTGACACCCAGTCATGAATTGAGCAGGCTAACTGCATTTCAGGAATTGGCATATATTGCTACCACAAATGACAAAGAAGGGTTGAAGTTACGATTGGCTATATTTAGCGCAAGatcaaagaaagagaatTTGTGGCCTGCGTTGTACGAAGAATGCTCGTTGGTTATTAGAGAAGTTAGTGTGCGGATCAACAAGAGGAGTGCCCGCGATATGAAAGCTTTGagaaattggcaaaagtCGTTggagaaagaaattgatacCGGGTTTAAAAGGAAAAAAGATGGGAATATTTTCGGGAACTCATTTTCTCAACCTTCGATGGTTGAAGGAAGTAAGGTTGTAGATAAGGACAAGCCTGTGAATGATGGCAAATGGGTTACCTATATACGCAATGAAGTCGCAGCTCCCATATTAAAGCTTGTGTCTCTTTACTTGCCTCAACATATGTCAAGCTCCTTTAAATCTCATATCGAGCAGTTTAGAACCATTGAGGGCAGGAAGATTGATGCTGCTGCGTCTGATATCAAACGGCATATTttggaatcaaaatttggtGTTCTCTTTCGTGTTACATTGAAACGGGATTGTGAGTCAAGGGTAAGAAATCCTGTTAATTTCGGAAACGCGATTATCGCTATATCCAATATTATTCAACGCTCGGTGATGGAAGATTCATTGAATATTGTCACAATAGCCGACATAAGCGACACTATAAACTTGTTGGAAAGGTCGATCCGAGCATCGACCAATTATAGGGATTACTTGCCCGCATCGATGTATGTTGGAGCAAACAAGCCGAAATCTCACATGATAGCCAACTTGAATATCCTTGAGTATCATGAGTTTTACAATATatgcattcaattcaacGGTTTGTTGGATGAGCTTAATTTGAGTTCGAAAGCGTATGAGCTAGCCAAATGGGTTATTGACATTGCCATCGCTGATAAAGAGCAGCATCAGCTGAATAGGGTTGTCTACTGA
- a CDS encoding Mus81 protein (S. cerevisiae homolog MUS81 has crossover junction endodeoxyribonuclease activity and has role in repair, DNA topological change, resolution of meiotic recombination intermediates), which translates to MSDEVPEDFKQYIIQWIETDAIEATKNGSKMAVLYNKMLGQIRRTPGPIVDTKSLKQIKFVGVKTAVMLSNRVLQLCKANGWEPPVGFMDEAEAHKSALSKTDQLVEEDSSTRPVKRARTVASYVPKQRSGAFAIMVTLYLRDREGRGMTREQISQHAAPYSDKSFTTSTTSMYSAWDSIKTLIKRELVYVTGRSPKMYYLTEEGRELASKLKTAVNIESSPMQSNTIANSSFDNGVRFESSFEKSSPIVNRNIDLASDRQSSIRLHNSAHNSRLVSEVLPPTGNIVHDSQNRIYDGTPYEIWTKDEYEVIIYIDNREIRAQQERDFFRRQLELANIKCDVKALACGDITWVARHLRTGREAVLNYLCERKRIDDLCDSIKDGRFLEQKNRMKKSGMMHCFYLVEEVSLVKERAYAIMDSIQTGIAQTMTNARLYLRRFKDIDETIEFLASLTGVIKDVHVHKNLVVLRPRDIYNQDHYNELLVNFREKFETRANYECCHLFSSFQEMMGKTTQMTVRELFILMLMTIKGCSLEKAIVIQNRFPTPKRLLDFYHQQNAHAPLETKKQLMVDEFKTQVGNKKIGKVLSEKIYDIWGT; encoded by the coding sequence ATGTCTGACGAGGTGCCAGAAGATTTCAAGCAGTATATTATTCAATGGATAGAGACTGATGCTATTGAAGCAACCAAAAATGGCTCGAAAATGGCGGTGCTTTACAACAAAATGCTAGGTCAAATACGACGCACGCCAGGACCAATAGTAGACACCAAATCGctcaaacaaatcaaatttgtagGCGTGAAGACCGCCGTTATGCTTAGTAATAGGGTACTTCAACTTTGTAAAGCCAATGGCTGGGAACCACCAGTTGGATTCATGGATGAAGCCGAAGCACACAAAAGCGCTTTGAGTAAGACGGATCAATTGGTAGAAGAGGATTCACTGACGCGACCTGTAAAGCGTGCTCGAACAGTCGCTAGTTATGTCCCTAAGCAAAGGTCAGGAGCATTTGCTATCATGGTTACTTTATACTTAAGGGATAGGGAAGGAAGGGGTATGACTAGGGAACAAATTTCGCAACATGCAGCGCCGTATAGTGACAAGTCATTCACGACTTCTACAACATCAATGTATTCTGCGTGGGATTCTATAAAGACATTAATAAAGAGGGAATTAGTATATGTAACGGGGAGGTCACCAAAAATGTATTACTTGACTGAAGAAGGGAGAGAATTggcttcaaaattgaaaactgcCGTGAATATAGAATCGTCGCCCATGCAATCAAACACAATCGCCAACAGCTCTTTCGACAATGGAGTCAGGTTTGAATctagttttgaaaaatcatcCCCCATCGTGAATCgaaatattgatttggCTTCTGATCGTCAATCGTCGATTAGATTACACAATTCAGCTCATAATTCAAGATTAGTTTCAGAGGTATTGCCGCCAACAGGGAACATCGTACATGACTCTCAAAATAGAATATACGATGGCACCCCATACGAAATATGGACCAAGGACGAATACGAAGTAATCATATACATTGATAATAGAGAAATTAGAGCTCAACAAGAACGTGATTTTTTCCGAAGACAGCTTGAACTTGCCAATATTAAATGTGACGTTAAAGCCTTAGCGTGTGGGGATATCACCTGGGTTGCAAGGCATTTGCGTACTGGTAGAGAAGCGGTTTTAAACTACCTTtgtgaaagaaaaagaattgatgaCTTATGTGACTCTATAAAAGATGGCAGATTTTTAGAGCAGAAGAATAGAATGAAGAAATCTGGAATGATGCATTGCTTCTACTTGGTCGAAGAAGTGTCTTTGGTAAAAGAGCGTGCTTACGCCATTATGGACTCGATACAAACAGGTATTGCACAAACAATGACAAACGCACGCTTATATCTACGAAGATTCAAGGACATTGACGAGACAATCGAGTTTTTAGCATCTCTCACAGGCGTCATTAAGGATGTACATGTTCATAAAAATTTAGTTGTTCTTCGACCTAGAGATATTTACAACCAAGACCACTATAACGAattgttggtgaatttTCGAGAAAAGTTTGAGACTCGGGCAAACTATGAATGCTGCCACTTATTTTCCAGTTTTCAGGAGATGATGGGAAAGACAACGCAAATGACAGTGAGGGAATTATTCATATTGATGCTCATGACTATTAAAGGGTGTTCGCTAGAAAAAGCCATTGTAATACAGAATCGGTTCCCCACTCCAAAGAGATTGCTTGATTTTTATCACCAGCAAAACGCACATGCTCCATTGGAGACaaagaagcaattgatGGTTGATGAGTTCAAAACGCAGGTGGgtaacaaaaaaattggaaaagtgTTGCTGGAAAAAATTTATGATATTTGGGGAACATAG
- a CDS encoding Pet123 protein (S. cerevisiae homolog PET123 is structural constituent of mitochondrial small ribosomal subunit) gives MGKGVLKYGGKSGILPKTKAIFHRPIRPLNEIELQKEKAKESGYAEGVPTPKINGKHLPRQQPPRKYITVEDRIKHIKYPPMSLREMNDLPAEERDAYKRAYYRAEFLKEAYLEEEKRLKKIDELKKGVHEKELAKQRQFEEERKADSSNIASLPTMQKILEQGLVRRRTPEEQELLKEQRKLNRRSKELHEKEMKAQKLLELYHSAAKFITTEEQLEEAIYRAFEVDAGKFESAQTSIETKLLSRSAGYLVGEVNELKITDAVLGQINGKPGLEQIKDVLSGTREQTKREAQLNLSNEI, from the coding sequence ATGGGTAAAGGAGTTTTAAAGTACGGTGGGAAGTCTGGTATTCTTCCCAAAACAAAGGCTATTTTCCATCGGCCAATACGTCCCTTGAATGAAATCGAGTTACAAAAGGAGAAAGCAAAGGAAAGTGGATATGCAGAAGGTGTACCAACTCCAAAGATAAATGGGAAACATCTTCCACGTCAGCAGCCCCCTAGAAAGTACATAACAGTGGAGGACAGAATCAAGCATATCAAATACCCTCCAATGTCATTGCGAGAGATGAACGACTTACCTGCTGAAGAGAGAGATGCATACAAGAGAGCTTACTACAGAGCTGAATTTTTAAAAGAAGCTTACTTAGAGGAGGAGAAAAGGTTAAAGAAGATCGATGAGCTCAAAAAGGGCGTTCATGAGAAGGAGTTGGCTAAGCAACgtcaatttgaagaagaacgTAAGGCTGACTCATCAAACATTGCATCATTGCCTACAATGCAGAAGATTTTGGAACAAGGATTGGTAAGAAGGAGGACACCGGAGGAAcaagaattgttgaaagagcAACGTAAGTTGAATCGTCGTTCTAAGGAGTTGCACGAGAAGGAAATGAAAGCACAGAAATTGCTTGAATTGTACCACTCGGCAGCTAAATTTATCACTACTGAAGAGCAGTTAGAAGAGGCTATCTACAGGGCTTTTGAAGTCGACGCAGgtaaatttgaaagtgcTCAAACTAGTATAGAGACCAAGTTGCTTTCAAGAAGCGCTGGATATTTAGTTGGAGAAGTGAATGAGTTAAAGATCACTGATGCGGTCTTGGGACAAATCAACGGAAAACCAGGTTTGGAACAAATCAAGGACGTTTTGAGTGGTACTAGAGAGCAGACGAAAAGGGAagctcaattgaatttaagTAATGAGATATAG
- a CDS encoding Rad52 protein (required for homologous DNA recombination, of or MMS-damaged DNA, telomere length, UV-induced LOH): MSSLNGNHQPRKPTKPPLQHVRQRPQSQQSVQFTEQEKLDIQTKLNKALGPEYVSYRPGGGGSSVQYIEGWKALNLANEVFGFNGWNSELVSCEIDYLDTHGNTGRCSLGLSVVVRVTLKDGTYHEDIGYGYIDNAKSKSQAFEKCKKEAYTDGIKRCLRCFGNVLGNCLYDKTITKQMSKLQKNNIEYEPDDFHRDPIYAERERKKELMEKRAQEEKELEARREQERLRAPDEAFITPRSPSKIVQQVNKRKDADEIDESFNFSDEGADEEHELDHVETKSTQVEHFENKYQEEDSNHFPAFVAAKNAALLQLKQDGKAEEIPQFDTTFVSPNIERTVDPTKSVPVKRVDLKGKTPPLGVNHLQNRVKKPSTNHLNNNFGKRIGVPPMRPVKRLHGEELSTIENR; the protein is encoded by the coding sequence ATGAGTTCACTCAATGGTAACCACCAACCACGAAAGCCGACAAAACCACCCTTGCAACACGTACGGCAACGTCCACAATCTCAACAGTCGGTGCAGTTCACCGAACAGGAGAAATTGGATATTCAAACCAAGCTCAATAAAGCCTTGGGACCGGAGTACGTGAGCTATCGACCAGGTGGAGGAGGAAGCTCAGTCCAGTACATAGAAGGATGGAAGGCACTAAACTTAGCGAATGAAGTGTTTGGATTTAACGGGTGGAATTCTGAATTAGTTTCATGTGAGATTGATTACTTAGACACGCATGGAAATACGGGCAGATGCTCCTTAGGACTCTCCGTTGTAGTCAGAGTAACTCTCAAAGATGGTACTTATCACGAGGATATTGGGTATGGGTATATCGATAATGCCAAGAGCAAGTCACAAGCGTTTGAAAAGTGTAAGAAGGAGGCATACACGGATGGAATAAAGCGTTGTTTGAGATGCTTTGGTAATGTTTTGGGTAACTGCCTATACGATAAGACTATAACCAAACAGATGAgcaagttgcaaaagaacAACATCGAATATGAGCCAGACGATTTTCATCGCGATCCTATATATGCAGAGAGGGAACGTAAGAAGGAACTAATGGAGAAACGGGCCCAAGAGGAGAAGGAGCTAGAAGCAAGACGCGAACAGGAGAGATTAAGAGCGCCGGATGAAGCATTCATTACTCCCAGACTGCCCTCCAAAATAGTACAACAAGTgaataaaagaaaagacGCCGATGAAATTGACGAGTCTTTTAATTTCAGTGACGAAGGTGCCGATGAAGAGCACGAACTCGATCACGTGGAAACTAAATCAACCCAAGTCGAGCATTTCGAAAACAAATACCAGGAAGAAGATCTGAACCATTTTCCTGCATTTGTCGCAGCAAAGAATGCGGCACTTTTGCAGTTAAAACAGGACGGTAAAGCTGAAGAAATACCTCAATTCGACACCACTTTTGTCTCACCCAATATTGAACGTACAGTTGATCCCACCAAATCAGTACCTGTGAAAAGAGTCGATTTGAAAGGCAAGACGCCACCTCTTGGGGTAAACCACCTTCAGAATAGAGTGAAAAAGCCTAGTACCAATCACTTGAATAACAATTTCGGTAAAAGGATTGGTGTGCCGCCTATGAGACCAGTCAAACGACTACACGGAGAGGAACTATCTACAATAGAAAATAGATAG
- a CDS encoding Cld1 protein (S. cerevisiae homolog CLD1 has phospholipase A2 activity, has role in cardiolipin metabolic process and localizes to mitochondrion) produces the protein MSKRLFSISNFNLNSSTFSVNNLLSYVPRAIPTKKKSLSKSQSGKRVVIETTDVASITNEVHQHSHYKRSTHPTSVPISKLFSNTFPLGVAESIEHYKLRNDPLQFQHDLLSTLPFYPNTDHRGRTSKVLKVPIDDKGNYINEFVIYPPGKSEVDSASMKHLVMIHGYGAGLGFYLKNFDAIASRDDWCIHAIDLFGYGCSSRPHFHPQNVEQVEEWFFDSYEAWFAQKNIDKSKVLIMAHSMGAYLMACYGIVRDPNFCKKIIMASPGAIIKHKRQIPVPGYFKRLWERNISPFTLVRKAGPLGSKVVSGWSSRRFAKLPRVEAHLLHKYAYGIFQARGSGEYMLNFLLAPGADARFPLIEKKIHKLRCDMTWWYGDGDWMDKTGGQMCSDIINNLAAATGRSQHSDVQIIENSGHHVYLDNITQFNNSVLEEMDRF, from the coding sequence ATGAGCAAACGGTTGTTCAGTATATCCAACTTCAATCTTAATTCATCGACATTTTCAGTCAATAATTTGCTAAGCTATGTACCTAGAGCAATaccaacaaagaagaagtcATTATCAAAGTCACAAAGTGGAAAGAGAGTAGTTATTGAAACGACCGATGTGGCAAGCATCACAAATGAAGTTCACCAACATTCACATTACAAAAGGTCAACTCATCCCACTTCAGTCCCAATTTCGAAGTTGTTTAGCAACACTTTTCCTTTGGGAGTGGCTGAGTCTATAGAGCATTATAAACTACGCAACGACCcccttcaatttcaacacgACTTGTTGTCAACTTTACCATTTTATCCAAATACGGATCATCGAGGCAGGACTTCGAAAGTGTTGAAGGTACCTATTGACGATAAGGGAAACTATATCAACGAGTTTGTCATCTATCCGCCAGGAAAATCTGAAGTCGATCTGGCTTCGATGAAGCACTTGGTCATGATTCATGGTTATGGTGCTGGGCTCGGGTTCTAtctcaaaaattttgacgCTATAGCCTCACGCGATGATTGGTGCATACATGCTATAGACCTTTTTGGGTATGGCTGTAGCTCTCGACCTCACTTCCACCCGCAGaatgttgaacaagtcGAAGAATGGTTTTTTGACTCTTATGAAGCTTGGTTTGCtcaaaagaatattgaTAAGTCGAAGGTGTTGATAATGGCGCATTCGATGGGTGCATACTTGATGGCGTGTTATGGAATTGTGCGAGATCCAAACTTTTGTAAAAAGATCATCATGGCATCACCAGGAGCAATTATCAAACATAAACGCCAAATACCAGTGCCAGGATACTTCAAGCGACTTTGGGAAAGAAACATTTCACCATTCACGTTGGTTCGAAAAGCTGGTCCTTTGGGTTCAAAAGTTGTCAGTGGATGGTCATCAAGAAGATTTGCTAAATTGCCTAGAGTAGAAGCACATTTATTACACAAGTATGCGTACGGAATATTCCAAGCTAGAGGATCAGGTGAATACATGTTGAACTTCTTGCTTGCGCCTGGTGCTGATGCTAGGTTTCCATTAATCGAGAAGAAAATACATAAACTAAGATGTGATATGACATGGTGGTATGGGGACGGAGATTGGATGGATAAAACAGGAGGTCAAATGTGCAGTGATATAATAAATAATTTGGCAGCCGCTACAGGCAGATCTCAACATAGTGATGTTCAGATAATAGAAAACAGTGGACACCATGTGTATCTTGACAACATTACACAATTTAATAATTCAGTTTTAGAGGAAATGGATAGGTTTTAA